GCCCGCCTGACGTACTCGGGCGGGCTGTCACCGTAGGAGGAGTAGCGTGGCACGGAATGGAATGACGTTCCTAGAGATGATGCGCCTGGAATCGCACGGGCCGGATACTTTCGTAGGTGCTGGCCCCAGCTATCCGTGGGGCGGCCTTTACGGCGGGCAAATCGTCGCCCAAGCCTTGCGTGCGGCCGCCCTCACCGTGGATCCCCGGTACCGAGTGCATTCGCTGCATGCCTACTTCATCCGCCGTGGAGATGCGGCGGAGCCGATTCGACTCGAGGTGCAACGCATCCGCGACGGACGCACGTTTGTCACTCGCCACGTGGTCGCGCGCCAGGCTGCCGGAGCCATTTTGAACCTTGCGGCCTCCTTTCACATCCCGGAAGAGGGAGTCGATATCCAAGTGGAACACATGCCCAGCGTCGCCTCACCGGAGAGCTTGCCGAAAGACACTTGGAGTCCCCTCATCGACCGTGCCTTTGTCGACGAGGCTCGAACGCGTGGAAGCATCACCGCGTGGATGCGACTCGCGGAATCGTTGCCAGACGATCCGACGTTGCACGCCTGCGCACTAGCGTATCTTTCGGACGACTTGCCGACCGACGCGGTGATCAGCGTACATCCGGAGTATCGCGGCCGCGGGAGCGGCTATCGCACTTTTTGGTCCGCGAGTTTGGACCACGCCATTTGGTTTCACCGCCCCGTACAAGCCGACGCCTGGCATCTCCACGATTTTTCCTGCCGGGGTTTGATGGGCACGCGCGGCTTGTCCACCGGCGCGATCTTTGACCGCGACGGGCGTCAAGTCGCCACGGTATCGCAAGAGGTCCTGGTGCGCTTGCACCGCGAGCGCGACTCTTGAATGAAAAGACTGTGCCCGCCTTCCCTTCTCGAAGGGGAGGGCGGGCACCCGAGGCAGAGCGGGCGACCGGGTTCGAACCGGCGACGTCCAGCTTGGGAAGCTGGCATTCTACCGCTGAATTACGCCCGCAAAGAGCCGCAAAAGGTTGATTACCGGTTACGGAATTTCCCCAAGTGTGTCAACAAGCCGAGCGCGCAGCGTACGGCCCGGGCTGCCGCCACAACCCCGAGGCGGCTTCCGCCGGTCTTTACAGGTGCGCACCACCGCGCACCGTCTCGCGCGCAACGCAAGGGTCGGCCCAATCGCTCCGGATTTTCCCCGGGGCTCTCAACGGCCCGCAGCCAGAATGCGCTCGATTGTCTCGATGACCTCTTCGGACACTGGAGCTGTCGCCGGGGCAAAGCGGGCCGCGACGTGTCCTTCGCGGTCGACTAGAAACTTCGCGAAGTTCCACTGGATGTCGCCCGGACCATCCGGCTGGGTCGGTTGTCGTGTGAGAAACGCATACAGGGGGTGGCGGTTCGGCCCGTTCACTTCGATTTTTGCGAACAGCGGGAACGTGACTCCGTAGCGGGTCTCGCAGAAACTGCGGATCTCGTCTTCCGTGCCTGGCTCCTGGCCGCCGAACTGGTTGCACGGAAATCCGAGTACCTCGAAGCCGCGGTCGCGATAGTGCTCGTAAAGCTCTTGCAGGCCGCGGTATTGTGGTGTGAGGCCACACTGCGAGGCCACGTTCACGATGAGCAGCACTTTGCCCGCAAAGTCTCCCAAGCTTTTTTCTCGGCCATCGATCGTTAGCGCCGAAAACTGATGTATACTCATGCGCCTAGCTTGCGCGCGAGAGTCGAGGATTGCAAGCGTTCGACGTCTGGATCTTGCGCCGAGCAACAGGTCTCGTACGGTAAAGCACGGCATGGTCGTCGAAGCGCGCAACGTCATCAAAGAATTTGGCCCCCGGGTGGCGGTAGCCGGAGTGAACCTGCAAATACCGCGGGGCATCTGCTTTGGGCTACTCGGTCCGAACGGCGCGGGCAAAACAACGACCCTGCGGATGATCTATGGCGTCATCCGGCCGACTTCAGGGACGGTGCGCGTCTTCGGACTGGACGTTGCCGCCAATCCACGCGCCGTGCGGTCGCGACTGGGTGTGACCTTGCAGCAAAACGTCTTGATCGAAGCTCTGTCGCCAGTGGAAAACTTGCGCGTGTTTGGGCGATACCATTTGCTGTCCGGTCGTGTTCTCGACCAGCGCATCGAGGATTTGCTGGACTTCCTCGAACTGCGATCGCATGCCCACGTGCCGGTCAAGCAACTGTCTGGGGGATTTCAGCGGCGGTTGTCCATTGCCCAGTCCCTCGTGAACGACCCCGAGCTGCTGATCCTCGACGAGCCCACCACGGGCCTCGACCCTGCCGTACGTCTCGCCCTTTGGGCTCGGATTCGTGCGTTGCGGGCGGACGGCAAGACGATCTTGCTGACGACGCACTATATGGACGAAGCCCAGCGCCTTTGCGACCGTGTGGCCATCATCGCGGCGGGCAAGGTGTTGGCGGAGGGACCGCCGGACGAGCTCATTACCGCTCACCTCGCCCCCGAAGCGTTGGAATGCGAGTGCACGGAAGAGGAAGTACCGAACTTGCTCGACGGTTTGCCCGTCGCCCACGTTCTGCGCGCGGGAGATCGGCTGACGATTTATGCGGAGGATGTCGCTCGGCTAGCTGAGGCCATTCGCTCGCGAGATGGCGGGGAGCGGCGGACACTCGTTCTACGACCGGCGAATCTGGAAGACGTTTTTCTCGCACTCACGGGTTCCTCTCTAGAAGAAGGAGAGCCATGAACGTTTCGCTGCGCTACGCGCTCGCTGTGTGGCATCGCAATCTTTCCATGTACCGGCGCACTTGGAAGTGGAATATCTTGCCGAACTTCTTCGAGCCGGTTTTTTACTTGCTGGCCATCGGTATCGGGCTGGGTGCGTACGTGCAGGAAATGGGAGGCCTTCCCTACGCGGCATTCCTCGCTCCCGGGCTGGTGTGCGTGGCCGCCATGAATGGCGCGAGCTTCGAGGTCACGTACAATATCTTTGTGCGCATGCACTTCGAGAAGACGTACGACGCTATGCTCACCACTCCGGTGCAACCGGACGACGTTCTGGCCGGCGAGGTGCTGTGGGCAATCACTCGGGCCACGATTTATGGCGGCTGCTTTTATCTTGTCACGGCGGCCTGGGGTCTGGTGCCGTGGCAGGCAGCGCCGTGGGCACTATTCGTGATTTTCCTCTCCGGCTTGTTGTTTGCCGCCGTCGGGTTGGTTTTCTCCTTGCAAATTGTCACCATCGACTTGTTTAGCTTTTACTTCACGTTGTTCCTGACGCCGCTATTTTTGTTTTCGGACGTCTTCTTTCCGTTAGCTGAGCGGCTGTCCGGCTTTTGGCTTTGGGTCGCTGAAGCGTTGCCTTTGCTCCACCCGGTACGTCTGGCTCGTCTGGGATTTGCCGGCCATTGGAGCGCCATCATGTTGTGGGATGTGGCGTACATTGCCGGCGTTTCGGTGCTGCTCCTCACCATCTGTCACTACAGTATCCACCGGCGCCTGACCGCCTGAATGGCTTCTCCGCGGTCACGCCGGAAGATCGTCACGAGGGAACGCGACGAGAGCGTGGCGATAAAAAAACTGCCCTCGAAGAAGGATAGATCTCAAGGAGCGAGTAATTTTCGGGCAGCGATTTCACCCACGAAGGCGAACATGGCGAGCGGGAGCAAAACCCAGTCCAAGGCTTTCGCCTCGCTGCGTTGACCGGTCGCTGTCCGGGCGCATAACTCATGAGGCGCGGGGTCCACACGGCCGCCCGTTTCCCGCGCGAGTGCTTCGAGCAAGGCTCGATTGGGCGCCCTCGCCTGCGCCTTTGAATCCGAATCTTCGCGGGGGAAGTACAAAACGAAACGCCGCTCTTCGAGCCCGCGCCCTCCAAAGCGCACCAGCAAGGTCAGTTCGCCCCGCTCGCCCGCTCGAGCGGCCACCTGGGCCACGAGCTTGTGCTCGGGGCCCAAGCGGAATTTCAGCTCTCGGATCTGACCTTCCACCTCCAATCGGCCGAGTACCTCCTCGGGTACCGCTTCGCCCAAGCTTTCCAGCGAAACACTCCACAACTCCCGCCCCACGGGTTGCACTGCCACAGCCAGGTCGCGGGGAGAACTTTCTCGCAGGCTCCAGCGCAGCAATTTCGACCAAAACTGGGCACTATCCGGCCAGGCAAGCCACGGTTCGGCTCCCTCGCTCCAGCTCGAGGTGAACACGACCACCCGCCCTGCCCCGTAGTTCCACGCAGCCAAGAGCGGGTCGGTCCGCTCGCCTTGCATCACCCGCAACAGCACTTCCGCACCCGGTTTGGCCCGCGTGTACGCGTACCCTTGCAAAGGCGGCGCCTCGTCCCAGGCAATTCGTTCGAGTACTTGGCTGCGTTGCCCAGGGCGCACCCGGAAGGCTGCCCCGCCGCGTGGAGATGTCGCAACGGCGCGGCTGGTGTCTTGCAGTAAAAGCTGCGGCAGCTCGCTGGCGTCACGCACGTGGTAAAAGTGACCACCGGTGCGCGCGGAAATAGACTGCAAGAACTCCAAATTCACCGTATCGTCGCCAATACGAATGGTGGTCACGGTCACAGCGCTCGCCTCCAGAGCCCGCAGCAAAGGCTCGTGTTCTTCGGCGGAGCGATTCGTGTCGCCATCGGTGAGGAGAATGACGTGCCCGCGCCGCGCGCCACTGCGGGTCAGTTCTGCGTGCGCACGCTTCAGAGCATCGTAGAAATCGGTTCCCCCGCCGGGTTGTAACCGTGCGATGTTGTGTTCCAGCAACCCGCGATTTTCGGCCAAAGGTGCAAACGGCGCGACCTCGTACATTTGCGAGTCGAAGGCGAGCACGCCGACCGAGTCGGAGTCACGCAACTCGCGGATCAAGGCGAGGGCGGCACGGCGCGCGTAAGCGAGCTTCGATTCATCCTCGCTGCGCTGCATGCGGTTGTGAATGTGGTATCCCATGCTGTTCGACCGATCGACGAGCAAAAACAAGGCAAGCGGCTCGCGCTCCGGACGCGGCGGCCGTCGCGGTTCGAAGGTCACCGGCAGCAAATCCGCCAATCGGCTGGCTCGCAGGCCGGCGTCGCCGAACGTGCTTTCGC
This sequence is a window from Candidatus Binatia bacterium. Protein-coding genes within it:
- a CDS encoding glutathione peroxidase; this encodes MSIHQFSALTIDGREKSLGDFAGKVLLIVNVASQCGLTPQYRGLQELYEHYRDRGFEVLGFPCNQFGGQEPGTEDEIRSFCETRYGVTFPLFAKIEVNGPNRHPLYAFLTRQPTQPDGPGDIQWNFAKFLVDREGHVAARFAPATAPVSEEVIETIERILAAGR
- the nodI gene encoding Nod factor export ATP-binding protein I translates to MVVEARNVIKEFGPRVAVAGVNLQIPRGICFGLLGPNGAGKTTTLRMIYGVIRPTSGTVRVFGLDVAANPRAVRSRLGVTLQQNVLIEALSPVENLRVFGRYHLLSGRVLDQRIEDLLDFLELRSHAHVPVKQLSGGFQRRLSIAQSLVNDPELLILDEPTTGLDPAVRLALWARIRALRADGKTILLTTHYMDEAQRLCDRVAIIAAGKVLAEGPPDELITAHLAPEALECECTEEEVPNLLDGLPVAHVLRAGDRLTIYAEDVARLAEAIRSRDGGERRTLVLRPANLEDVFLALTGSSLEEGEP
- a CDS encoding transport permease protein, translating into MNVSLRYALAVWHRNLSMYRRTWKWNILPNFFEPVFYLLAIGIGLGAYVQEMGGLPYAAFLAPGLVCVAAMNGASFEVTYNIFVRMHFEKTYDAMLTTPVQPDDVLAGEVLWAITRATIYGGCFYLVTAAWGLVPWQAAPWALFVIFLSGLLFAAVGLVFSLQIVTIDLFSFYFTLFLTPLFLFSDVFFPLAERLSGFWLWVAEALPLLHPVRLARLGFAGHWSAIMLWDVAYIAGVSVLLLTICHYSIHRRLTA
- a CDS encoding VWA domain-containing protein; the encoded protein is MTWAYIWSRLTEVSFAVRHPAWLVALVAVVLFVYWGRSPARWPYLLVTLRCLAWCAGVAVLAGLHLRVPLPEQPLTLVALVDRSLSVQADSRVWQDRFLRELDRHRGPTDRLGIVVFAGQPRIARWPQPSPLAGALPEAAMPEGTNLAAALDSALALLPADGERRLVVLSDGHETQGDALSLAPTLRAMGVPVYAAVPPRTTEALTQVAQWMVPRVAPANTLVPVRALVDHRGSEQPALVRLWADDRLVEAQTIHLHPGITPFAAQWQGAEPGAHFLRIEVQPQGGGYFATPVIRSASLSLTSTPRLLFVTRRTHSPLLAAARSQHFELVVLPPETLRSERVDWDGFHAVIWEEPASKVPGEIWAGVQRYVEHGGSLLVAGGESTFGDAGLRASRLADLLPVTFEPRRPPRPEREPLALFLLVDRSNSMGYHIHNRMQRSEDESKLAYARRAALALIRELRDSDSVGVLAFDSQMYEVAPFAPLAENRGLLEHNIARLQPGGGTDFYDALKRAHAELTRSGARRGHVILLTDGDTNRSAEEHEPLLRALEASAVTVTTIRIGDDTVNLEFLQSISARTGGHFYHVRDASELPQLLLQDTSRAVATSPRGGAAFRVRPGQRSQVLERIAWDEAPPLQGYAYTRAKPGAEVLLRVMQGERTDPLLAAWNYGAGRVVVFTSSWSEGAEPWLAWPDSAQFWSKLLRWSLRESSPRDLAVAVQPVGRELWSVSLESLGEAVPEEVLGRLEVEGQIRELKFRLGPEHKLVAQVAARAGERGELTLLVRFGGRGLEERRFVLYFPREDSDSKAQARAPNRALLEALARETGGRVDPAPHELCARTATGQRSEAKALDWVLLPLAMFAFVGEIAARKLLAP
- the tesB gene encoding acyl-CoA thioesterase II, whose translation is MARNGMTFLEMMRLESHGPDTFVGAGPSYPWGGLYGGQIVAQALRAAALTVDPRYRVHSLHAYFIRRGDAAEPIRLEVQRIRDGRTFVTRHVVARQAAGAILNLAASFHIPEEGVDIQVEHMPSVASPESLPKDTWSPLIDRAFVDEARTRGSITAWMRLAESLPDDPTLHACALAYLSDDLPTDAVISVHPEYRGRGSGYRTFWSASLDHAIWFHRPVQADAWHLHDFSCRGLMGTRGLSTGAIFDRDGRQVATVSQEVLVRLHRERDS